The Noviherbaspirillum saxi genome includes a window with the following:
- a CDS encoding EAL domain-containing protein: MSILKNYTGNRSRWNRLADGTTYLAAFGLLTALYYLSCQLSTGLGMLPGTVSPLWPPAALGVFAVLKRGPWIAPAIFLGALLSLLTTRLPWYSAALIGMGSVLEACTAAWLVRRFYQAEAGLILRGPVFRFVGIALVCAMLGAAFGTAALALAYGRTPSMPGVQWVTWWLGDATGMIVGVPLLLAWNPFAGVRWAQARITEALAFSISLLVTAQIAFGGTLGTLPIAYLPIPFLLWAAFRFNFSAVNWTTAVICSIAVWNTARDTGPFSYGDGSFHTSLTLLMVYVGVLGTTGLALASLIYRNQFAQRELRSERDKLEQRVAERTKALVKDIEARKRIERALAARERELADAQHLAQVGSWNWEIQTSTITWSDELYRILGVDNTLYQANPESFRQFVHKDDLPALTIAMDQCREPGQSFFLEHRVVLPNGEIRTVAAHIRSILAPDGKLLRLLGTAQDITDAKAAEQSLREAEERYRTVVELSPDAILAQQDGTLVLANRAAITLVGATRIDDIVGHSLFRFIEPQFHELVRERTRLLEQGDVLPALENTVVRLDGTKVDVEICSSAFMHLGKFASMYVIRDITDRKRTQEQMAYLAHYDSLTGLPNRVLFYQRLEHALTIAERPGRSLEVLFLDLDRFKMINDTLGHAVGDLVLREAAQRLQGTLRESDTVARLGGDEFVVLVENIDEPHRGGIIAEKVLAAFRRPFDGGREPLRISTSIGISSFPTDGSNADTLIKHADKAMYRAKEVGRNSYRYYSPAMNRDAQERLALESALSGAIENHQLSIHYQPKVDILSNRISGMEALLRWRHPTLGDVPPQRFIPLAEDTGLIHSIGYWAMRTACAQNRAWQVSGSARLKVAVNLSVRQLVDDRLIDNISAILEETGLEACYLELEITETAVMAEPDKAVQVLKNLQQLGVSVAIDDFGAGYSSLSYLKQFPIRAVKIDQSFVQALPSSHSDSAITKAIISLAHSMECSVIAEGTETRQQFEFLREHACDSVQGFYFSEPMPADKFGKLLRSEENLRLH, from the coding sequence ATGAGCATTCTGAAAAATTACACGGGTAATCGGTCTCGCTGGAATCGATTGGCGGACGGCACGACCTATCTCGCCGCCTTCGGTTTGCTTACTGCTCTCTATTATCTGAGCTGTCAACTGTCAACCGGGCTTGGCATGCTGCCGGGTACGGTAAGTCCCTTATGGCCTCCTGCAGCCCTGGGTGTATTTGCGGTGCTCAAGCGCGGTCCCTGGATCGCACCAGCGATTTTTCTTGGAGCGCTGTTGAGTCTGCTCACTACCAGGCTGCCTTGGTATTCGGCGGCACTGATCGGCATGGGCAGCGTACTCGAGGCTTGTACGGCGGCTTGGCTTGTGCGGCGGTTCTATCAGGCCGAAGCGGGTTTGATCCTGCGCGGACCGGTCTTTCGCTTTGTCGGCATCGCCCTGGTCTGCGCAATGCTCGGTGCCGCGTTCGGCACGGCTGCGCTTGCGCTTGCCTACGGCCGCACGCCGAGTATGCCAGGCGTGCAGTGGGTGACGTGGTGGCTGGGCGACGCCACCGGCATGATTGTCGGCGTTCCGCTGCTACTGGCGTGGAATCCGTTTGCCGGTGTTCGATGGGCGCAAGCCAGAATCACTGAAGCGCTTGCTTTTTCCATCTCCTTGCTGGTCACGGCGCAGATTGCATTCGGCGGTACGCTGGGAACTCTGCCGATCGCCTATCTGCCGATTCCTTTTTTGTTGTGGGCCGCGTTCCGCTTCAATTTTTCCGCGGTCAACTGGACGACTGCCGTCATCTGCAGCATCGCGGTATGGAACACCGCCCGCGACACCGGTCCCTTTTCGTATGGAGACGGCAGCTTCCATACGTCGCTGACTTTGTTGATGGTGTATGTGGGTGTGCTGGGAACCACCGGGCTGGCGCTTGCGAGCCTGATCTATCGCAACCAGTTTGCACAGCGCGAATTGCGCAGCGAGCGCGACAAGCTGGAGCAACGGGTGGCCGAGCGTACCAAGGCGCTCGTCAAGGATATCGAGGCGCGCAAGCGGATAGAGCGGGCGCTCGCCGCACGGGAACGCGAACTAGCCGATGCACAGCATTTGGCGCAAGTGGGCAGCTGGAACTGGGAGATACAGACGAGCACGATTACCTGGTCCGACGAGCTGTATCGCATACTCGGCGTCGATAACACGTTATATCAGGCGAATCCCGAAAGCTTTCGGCAATTCGTGCACAAAGACGATCTTCCGGCTCTCACGATAGCAATGGACCAATGCCGCGAGCCCGGCCAGTCTTTCTTTCTGGAGCATCGCGTCGTACTGCCGAACGGAGAAATCCGAACAGTGGCCGCCCATATACGGTCTATCCTTGCGCCGGATGGAAAACTGCTGAGACTGTTGGGTACGGCGCAAGACATCACCGACGCCAAGGCTGCGGAACAATCGCTGCGCGAAGCGGAGGAGCGTTACCGTACCGTCGTGGAATTGTCACCCGATGCCATCCTGGCACAGCAGGACGGCACGCTGGTGCTTGCCAATCGCGCCGCAATCACGCTGGTTGGCGCCACGCGCATCGACGACATCGTCGGACATTCGCTGTTTCGCTTTATCGAACCGCAATTTCATGAACTGGTACGCGAACGGACACGATTGCTGGAACAAGGCGACGTGCTTCCCGCGCTGGAAAACACCGTTGTCCGGCTCGACGGCACAAAAGTCGATGTCGAGATCTGTTCTTCCGCCTTCATGCATCTCGGAAAATTCGCATCGATGTATGTCATTCGCGACATCACCGACCGCAAGCGCACCCAGGAACAGATGGCTTATCTCGCGCATTACGACTCGCTCACGGGTTTGCCGAACCGCGTGCTGTTTTACCAGCGGCTGGAGCATGCGCTGACCATCGCAGAGCGGCCCGGGCGCTCGCTGGAAGTGCTGTTCCTGGACCTGGACCGGTTCAAGATGATCAACGATACGCTGGGGCATGCCGTCGGCGACTTGGTGTTGAGGGAAGCCGCGCAACGATTGCAGGGCACCTTGCGTGAATCCGACACGGTCGCACGCCTGGGCGGCGATGAATTCGTCGTCCTGGTCGAAAACATCGACGAGCCGCATCGCGGCGGCATCATTGCCGAAAAAGTCCTTGCCGCATTCCGCCGGCCGTTCGACGGCGGGCGGGAACCCTTGCGCATCAGCACCAGCATCGGCATCAGCAGCTTTCCGACCGATGGCAGCAATGCCGATACCCTGATCAAGCATGCAGACAAGGCGATGTACCGTGCCAAGGAAGTCGGCCGCAACAGCTACCGCTATTATTCGCCCGCGATGAACCGGGATGCACAGGAAAGACTGGCACTGGAGTCTGCTCTCAGCGGCGCGATTGAAAACCATCAGCTCTCCATCCATTATCAGCCCAAGGTCGATATCCTGAGCAACCGCATCAGCGGTATGGAAGCCTTGTTGCGCTGGCGGCATCCCACCTTGGGTGACGTGCCGCCGCAGCGCTTCATTCCGCTGGCTGAAGATACCGGCCTGATTCATTCAATCGGTTATTGGGCGATGCGCACGGCCTGCGCCCAGAACCGCGCATGGCAGGTATCCGGTTCTGCACGTCTGAAGGTAGCCGTCAATCTGTCCGTGCGGCAATTGGTCGATGACAGGCTGATCGATAATATTTCGGCCATCCTGGAAGAGACCGGGCTGGAAGCGTGCTATCTCGAACTGGAAATTACCGAGACCGCCGTGATGGCCGAGCCCGACAAGGCTGTCCAAGTGCTAAAGAACTTGCAACAACTGGGCGTCAGCGTCGCGATCGACGACTTCGGCGCCGGCTATTCTTCACTCTCGTATCTCAAGCAGTTTCCAATACGCGCAGTCAAGATCGATCAGTCGTTTGTGCAGGCATTACCATCGAGCCACAGCGATTCGGCCATTACCAAGGCCATCATCAGCCTTGCACATAGCATGGAATGCAGCGTCATCGCAGAAGGCACGGAAACGCGGCAACAGTTCGAGTTTCTGCGCGAGCATGCCTGTGACAGCGTGCAGGGCTTCTATTTCAGCGAACCCATGCCGGCGGATAAGTTTGGCAAACTGCTGCGATCGGAAGAAAATCTGCGGCTGCATTAA
- a CDS encoding ShlB/FhaC/HecB family hemolysin secretion/activation protein, producing MNKFLPRRVIAGSVLLVLAIAAIAAEESDAIGRFEITRYEVTGNTLLDPSTIDTLLIPFTGKARNFGDVQRALETLEAAYHALGYNVVQVALPEQVLKQGEVRLHVIQTRLGKVRVEGNKAFDDANIRRSVPGLREGESPNIAQISSSLKLANENPAKKTTLQLQSGDRDDEVNAVLKVEDDKPWRIAATLDNSGNKSTGETQLATQFQYANVAGTDQVLSLQYTTTLERPSQVSVYGVGYHVPLYALGDSIDLFASYSDVDSGSVLAGIFNLQVSGRGTVMGARYNQNLRRAGNYESRIVYGLDYKDYKNNVALSGVQLGNDVTVHPLSIAYGGNWSDGRSEMVFSLTGMRNIPGGDRGGSADFARLRAGAPAAYSILRYNAGYARSLSNDWQVKVALSGQYTRDALVPGEQFGAGGAGTVRGFHERDVSNDEGRLISAELYTPNLCGSIQSVATQCRALAFYDAAHLSRNNALPGEDAKASIGSIGLGFRLGMSKHLTMQMDYGHVVDGGVTQIKGDGRLHIRLGLTY from the coding sequence ATGAACAAATTCTTACCCCGCCGGGTAATCGCCGGCAGTGTCTTGCTGGTTCTGGCAATTGCCGCCATCGCCGCCGAGGAGTCGGATGCAATTGGGCGATTTGAAATCACCCGTTATGAAGTCACCGGCAACACGCTGCTCGATCCTTCGACAATTGATACGTTGTTAATCCCATTTACCGGCAAGGCGCGCAATTTCGGCGATGTGCAGCGCGCGCTGGAAACATTGGAAGCGGCTTATCACGCACTGGGATATAACGTCGTGCAGGTCGCCTTGCCCGAACAGGTGCTGAAACAAGGCGAGGTGCGCTTGCACGTCATTCAGACCAGGCTCGGCAAGGTACGTGTGGAAGGCAACAAGGCATTTGACGATGCCAATATCCGCCGCAGCGTGCCCGGCCTGCGCGAAGGCGAATCGCCCAATATCGCTCAGATCTCGTCCAGCCTGAAACTGGCCAACGAAAATCCGGCGAAGAAAACCACCCTGCAATTGCAAAGCGGCGATCGTGACGATGAAGTCAATGCAGTACTCAAGGTCGAGGATGACAAACCCTGGCGCATCGCTGCCACGCTGGACAATAGCGGTAACAAGTCGACCGGCGAAACGCAGCTGGCAACCCAGTTTCAGTATGCCAATGTGGCCGGCACCGATCAGGTCCTGAGCCTGCAATACACCACCACGCTGGAACGTCCCAGCCAGGTCAGCGTGTATGGCGTCGGCTATCACGTTCCGCTGTATGCGCTGGGCGACTCCATCGACCTGTTTGCCAGTTATTCCGATGTCGATTCCGGCTCGGTACTGGCCGGTATCTTCAATCTGCAGGTCAGCGGCCGCGGCACCGTGATGGGTGCGCGCTACAACCAGAATCTGCGACGCGCGGGCAACTATGAATCGCGCATCGTCTATGGCCTGGATTACAAGGATTACAAGAACAATGTCGCATTGAGCGGCGTACAGCTGGGCAACGATGTCACCGTTCATCCGTTGAGCATCGCCTATGGCGGCAACTGGAGCGACGGTCGGAGCGAAATGGTCTTCAGCCTTACCGGCATGCGTAATATTCCCGGTGGTGATCGCGGCGGCAGCGCGGATTTTGCAAGGCTGCGCGCGGGTGCGCCGGCCGCCTATTCCATCCTGCGTTACAACGCCGGCTACGCCCGTTCGCTGAGCAACGACTGGCAGGTAAAGGTAGCGCTGTCGGGACAGTACACCAGGGATGCGCTGGTGCCGGGTGAACAATTCGGTGCGGGCGGCGCCGGTACCGTGCGCGGCTTTCATGAGCGCGATGTCTCCAATGATGAGGGCCGGTTGATCAGCGCGGAACTGTACACGCCGAATTTGTGCGGAAGCATCCAGTCAGTGGCAACGCAATGCCGTGCGCTCGCTTTTTACGATGCGGCGCACCTCAGCCGCAACAATGCACTGCCGGGAGAAGATGCCAAGGCGTCGATTGGCAGTATCGGGCTCGGCTTCCGCCTTGGCATGAGCAAGCACCTCACGATGCAGATGGATTACGGCCATGTGGTCGATGGCGGCGTGACACAGATAAAAGGCGATGGCCGGTTGCACATCCGGCTTGGGCTGACGTATTAA
- a CDS encoding Mut7-C RNAse domain-containing protein: MTTASFRFYAELNNFLVPSQRQRLCSHPCSRDASVKHMIEALGVPHTEVELILVDGVSVDFSYRVDDGELISVYPCFNEIDISPLVRLRPRQSGINRFIADAHLGQLARNLRMLGFDVLYRNDYSDAEVARIAADDGRIVLTRDRDLLIRKEIVYGCYLHAINGDEQLSEVLVRFDLARSAQAFSRCLNCNGILQTVAKRDVEHRVPLHSRLVYDRFYECQGCAHVYWEGSHVVRMRQRVAEMLGSAGVADR, from the coding sequence GTGACCACTGCCTCGTTCCGTTTCTACGCAGAACTGAACAATTTTCTTGTGCCATCGCAAAGGCAACGTCTTTGCAGCCATCCATGTTCACGCGACGCTAGCGTCAAACACATGATCGAGGCGCTGGGGGTGCCGCATACCGAGGTCGAACTGATTCTTGTGGATGGCGTATCCGTCGATTTTTCATACCGCGTCGATGACGGCGAATTGATCAGTGTCTATCCCTGTTTCAACGAGATAGACATATCACCGCTGGTTCGACTGCGGCCGCGACAATCCGGCATCAACCGCTTTATCGCCGATGCGCATCTCGGACAGCTCGCGCGCAATCTGCGCATGCTGGGGTTCGATGTCCTGTACCGCAACGACTATAGCGATGCCGAGGTGGCCCGCATCGCGGCGGATGACGGACGGATTGTGCTGACACGCGACCGCGACCTGTTGATTCGCAAGGAAATCGTGTATGGCTGTTACCTTCATGCCATCAATGGCGACGAGCAATTGTCGGAAGTGCTCGTCCGCTTCGATCTTGCGCGCTCTGCACAGGCTTTCAGCCGCTGCCTGAACTGCAATGGCATTTTGCAAACCGTCGCGAAAAGGGATGTCGAGCATCGCGTACCGCTGCATAGCAGGCTGGTGTACGACCGGTTCTATGAATGCCAGGGCTGCGCGCACGTGTATTGGGAAGGCTCGCATGTGGTACGCATGCGTCAGCGTGTGGCGGAAATGCTGGGCAGTGCCGGCGTGGCGGACAGATAA
- a CDS encoding filamentous hemagglutinin N-terminal domain-containing protein, which yields MKNNATFHDRVREPRSAALRRRLLPLLVAGCFAPASIVANPVGPQVVNGQASFAAQGNVLSITNTPGAIINWQSFSINPGEVTRFLQQNPNSSVLNRIVGQDPSQILGALQSNGRVFLVNPNGILFGQGAQVDVNGLVASTLNISNEDFIAGRMQFKAGDKAAALKNQGAITTPAGGKVYLIAPNIDNSGIITSPQGEVLLAAGHTVQLIDSLDPNLQVVLSAPSDEALNLGQVIAQGGRTGIYGALVRQRGVVNANSAVVGENGKVVFKASGDAILEAGSRTSATGTGKGGEVLVLGERVGMADGAQIDASGRTGGGTVLVGGDYQGKNTSIRNASRTFFGQGAEIKADALDNGNGGKVIVWADDTARAYGSISARGGQQGGDGGLVETSGKTNLEYRAKVDVAAPAGRNGTLLLDPAVITIAGGSNDGAADGNSTFQGTTTSGTINFADAGPTTIYQSELQGLNPGTNIVLEASDLITTSGSFSNLVTLPSNANLTMRTRNASTDGTGSIGIDLVGSSDGPNLEFKTQGTGTITMQTGTGTSPQSALITVGKLTTGGGAISLNGTGSVVLRAATTTPASGNGGDISITSGGFMTLGGGHIDARAGGPGTDGTVTLTSGGAINMQAGKYIYARNLKMSSAGAIGDGSGGAMETGVAFLNVRNTAASGDINISNTALSKDLAIDAQGTTYGIAQGASGGKVKIKNAAGKLLTVSASVSTTNAGTIALAADKMAINAAVNASNGAGRVELVPVTGDTAIDVASSDVADGTAKLELSIAELNKVSAGTLLIGDMASGSLTIKNAMMGGAGGALQNVSTALSLKSGGVITQDGGATIEGGSSVQATGAAVTLMESNGTGVIAGVANSGDFKYTSYNGINVNTIDGVTGITTPSANLIQLKSTHATAGIGQAALAKITGGELNLETPGPVTLNETGNSVTKVVAALNPLGNGTGGLSMSNGRAAGWEIGAITTKNKAVTISSTAGTATVSGAINAGTGAVTLSAPSLEIASSTNITGGEVSLTANSTDGTGTVTQGSGGSVTGSTNLKVVADKMDFGGTMIGGSVGNGGQVNLHTNTSGRALEIAGATANPGALSLTQANLNAINPAASGVTAGSINFTASGGAIQFKGNYASPGGMYTNMFGGSIGQDALTVISGYLHAVVTGNIDLTQTNAISKLGSSFNSSGTTSSVKVKTSVASLQLMGAISAGSGGIDISNIGGSILAANAQVSSTGGVVKLSASGDMTITASAGDAYVKATGGAELTVGGDLTFNNSGGYKSYAASLSSAPLKLTFNNATGKVFYGTSHASTTTSGDNGFFTGGVPGSGGTAAVSGTSLIVAGGNPGTLTTTQTPTNPPSAPPPPPPDPTLDQCVANPSQAGCNTVLPTLSQCTTAPTTAGCSVVLPTVSQCTTAPTTAGCSAVLPTLSQCTTAPTTAGCSVVLPTLSQCTTAPMTAGCSVVLPTLSQCTTAPMTAGCSVVLPTLSQCTTAPMTAGCSVVLPTLSQCTIAPTTAGCSVVLPTLSQCTTAPTTAGCSVVLPTLSQCTAAPTTAGCSVVLPTLSQCTAAPTTAGCSVVLPTLSQCTTAPMTAGCSVVLPTLSQCTAAPMTAGCSVVLPTLSRCTAAPTTVGCSVVLPTLSRCTTAPTTAGCSAVLPTLSQCIASSGIAGCSAVLPTVAACTSLPSAEGCSVVLPTLSQCTSAPATAGCSVVLPALAACSSDPNLSGCGAVLPTIAQCSATPTREGCSTVVPIANKCTTNPSAEGCSTVLPMVPPTQRNTLAETIASTSNTIVTTTVSTTISNTVTSSESSSTAPQTQAVKGSGSGGSKSESKDEAKDDKKNTGSQQDNGVKKNEIAKKLYCN from the coding sequence ATGAAGAACAATGCCACTTTCCATGACCGGGTACGGGAACCGCGATCGGCTGCACTGCGGCGCAGGCTGCTGCCGCTGCTGGTCGCAGGCTGTTTCGCTCCGGCTTCCATTGTTGCCAATCCGGTCGGTCCGCAGGTCGTCAATGGCCAGGCCAGCTTCGCGGCGCAAGGCAATGTGCTGTCGATTACCAACACGCCGGGCGCGATCATCAACTGGCAATCGTTCTCCATCAATCCCGGCGAAGTCACCCGCTTCCTTCAGCAGAACCCCAATAGCAGCGTGCTCAATCGCATCGTCGGCCAGGATCCTTCGCAAATCCTGGGCGCATTGCAATCGAACGGACGCGTGTTCCTGGTCAATCCCAACGGCATCCTGTTCGGCCAGGGCGCGCAGGTCGATGTCAACGGGCTGGTGGCATCAACGCTCAATATCAGCAACGAGGATTTCATCGCGGGCCGCATGCAGTTCAAGGCGGGCGACAAGGCGGCCGCGCTGAAGAACCAGGGTGCAATCACAACACCGGCTGGCGGAAAGGTGTACCTGATCGCACCGAATATCGACAACAGCGGCATCATCACCTCCCCGCAAGGCGAAGTGCTGCTGGCCGCGGGCCATACGGTGCAACTGATTGACTCGCTCGATCCGAACCTGCAGGTCGTGCTGTCGGCCCCGTCGGATGAAGCGCTCAACCTCGGGCAGGTCATTGCGCAGGGCGGCCGTACCGGCATCTATGGCGCACTGGTCAGGCAGCGCGGTGTCGTCAATGCCAACAGTGCGGTGGTCGGTGAAAACGGCAAGGTAGTGTTCAAGGCCAGCGGCGACGCCATACTGGAAGCAGGCAGCCGCACGAGTGCGACAGGCACCGGCAAGGGCGGCGAGGTGCTGGTCCTGGGCGAACGCGTAGGGATGGCCGACGGCGCGCAAATCGATGCGAGCGGCCGCACCGGTGGCGGTACGGTCCTGGTCGGAGGCGACTACCAGGGCAAGAACACGTCCATTCGCAATGCTAGCCGTACGTTTTTTGGTCAGGGCGCCGAGATCAAAGCCGATGCGCTCGATAATGGCAACGGCGGCAAAGTCATTGTGTGGGCCGATGATACGGCGCGCGCATACGGTTCCATCTCTGCGCGCGGCGGCCAGCAGGGCGGCGACGGCGGATTGGTCGAAACCTCGGGCAAAACGAATCTGGAATACCGCGCCAAGGTGGATGTCGCCGCGCCAGCGGGCAGAAACGGCACATTGCTGCTGGACCCGGCGGTGATCACCATCGCCGGCGGCAGCAACGATGGCGCAGCCGATGGCAACAGCACATTCCAGGGAACGACCACGTCGGGAACTATCAATTTTGCAGACGCGGGGCCGACCACGATTTACCAGTCCGAACTGCAAGGATTGAATCCGGGCACGAACATCGTGCTCGAAGCCAGCGATTTGATCACCACCTCCGGCAGCTTCTCGAACCTGGTGACACTGCCGAGCAATGCCAATCTGACGATGAGGACCAGAAATGCATCGACTGACGGTACCGGCAGCATAGGTATCGACCTCGTCGGCAGTTCCGACGGTCCCAACCTTGAATTCAAGACCCAGGGCACCGGTACGATCACGATGCAAACCGGTACCGGGACGTCACCTCAGTCTGCACTCATTACGGTCGGAAAACTCACCACGGGCGGTGGCGCGATCTCGCTGAATGGCACCGGTTCCGTGGTCCTGCGCGCCGCAACCACGACGCCGGCCAGCGGCAATGGGGGCGACATTTCGATTACCTCCGGCGGATTCATGACACTGGGAGGCGGTCATATCGACGCGCGCGCAGGCGGCCCGGGAACGGACGGCACGGTCACGCTGACGTCCGGCGGCGCAATCAACATGCAGGCTGGTAAATACATCTATGCGCGCAACCTGAAAATGTCGTCCGCCGGCGCGATCGGAGACGGCAGCGGCGGCGCGATGGAGACCGGCGTCGCGTTTCTCAACGTAAGAAATACCGCAGCCAGTGGCGACATCAATATCAGCAATACCGCATTGAGCAAGGATCTTGCCATTGATGCGCAGGGAACCACCTATGGCATCGCGCAGGGCGCCAGCGGAGGCAAGGTAAAGATCAAGAACGCGGCGGGCAAACTGCTGACCGTCTCGGCATCGGTCTCGACCACCAATGCCGGCACGATCGCATTGGCGGCCGACAAGATGGCCATCAATGCGGCGGTCAATGCTTCCAACGGCGCAGGCCGCGTCGAGCTTGTTCCTGTCACCGGCGACACCGCCATCGATGTCGCCTCATCGGATGTTGCGGATGGAACGGCGAAGCTTGAACTGAGCATTGCTGAGTTGAACAAGGTCAGCGCAGGCACCTTGCTCATCGGCGATATGGCCAGCGGCTCGCTCACCATCAAGAATGCGATGATGGGAGGAGCCGGCGGCGCATTGCAAAATGTGAGTACGGCATTAAGCCTGAAATCCGGCGGGGTAATCACCCAGGACGGCGGCGCTACCATCGAAGGCGGCTCGTCGGTGCAGGCGACCGGCGCAGCGGTCACGCTAATGGAATCGAATGGCACCGGCGTCATCGCGGGCGTGGCAAACAGCGGGGATTTCAAGTACACCTCGTATAACGGTATCAACGTCAATACCATCGACGGCGTCACCGGCATTACCACGCCGAGCGCAAACCTTATCCAGCTGAAGTCGACGCATGCAACGGCCGGCATCGGCCAGGCTGCCCTGGCGAAGATTACCGGCGGCGAGCTGAATCTTGAAACGCCGGGACCCGTCACACTCAACGAAACCGGCAATAGCGTCACGAAGGTGGTGGCTGCGCTTAACCCGCTAGGCAATGGTACCGGCGGGTTGTCGATGTCCAACGGACGGGCGGCCGGTTGGGAAATCGGCGCGATCACTACCAAGAACAAGGCGGTGACCATCAGTTCGACAGCCGGCACCGCCACGGTCAGCGGCGCCATCAATGCCGGTACCGGCGCGGTCACGCTGTCCGCGCCCAGCCTGGAGATTGCATCGTCGACCAATATCACCGGAGGCGAAGTGTCGCTTACGGCAAACAGCACCGACGGCACCGGCACGGTTACCCAGGGCTCAGGCGGAAGCGTGACCGGTTCCACCAACCTCAAGGTGGTTGCCGATAAGATGGACTTTGGCGGCACCATGATCGGCGGGTCGGTGGGTAATGGAGGGCAAGTCAACCTGCACACCAATACTTCCGGTCGTGCCCTGGAAATCGCCGGCGCGACTGCGAACCCCGGCGCATTGAGTCTGACCCAGGCAAATCTCAACGCGATCAACCCCGCTGCCAGCGGAGTGACCGCCGGCTCGATCAATTTCACGGCATCCGGCGGCGCCATACAGTTCAAGGGGAATTACGCCAGCCCCGGTGGCATGTACACCAACATGTTTGGCGGTTCCATCGGACAGGATGCGCTCACGGTCATCTCCGGCTATCTGCATGCCGTCGTTACCGGCAACATCGACCTGACCCAGACGAACGCCATCAGCAAGCTGGGGTCGTCGTTCAATTCATCCGGTACGACGAGTTCTGTCAAGGTCAAGACCAGCGTCGCCAGTCTGCAACTGATGGGTGCCATATCGGCGGGTTCCGGCGGGATAGACATCAGCAACATCGGCGGAAGCATCCTTGCGGCCAACGCGCAGGTCAGTTCGACGGGTGGCGTGGTAAAGCTGAGCGCCTCGGGCGACATGACCATTACGGCCAGTGCCGGGGATGCCTATGTCAAGGCGACTGGCGGCGCAGAGCTGACGGTAGGCGGCGATCTAACGTTCAACAACTCGGGCGGCTACAAGTCGTATGCAGCATCGCTGTCGTCGGCACCGCTCAAGCTGACTTTCAACAATGCCACCGGCAAGGTGTTTTACGGCACCTCGCATGCCAGCACGACCACCTCCGGCGACAATGGCTTCTTCACCGGCGGTGTGCCTGGATCGGGCGGAACTGCTGCGGTGTCCGGCACCAGTCTAATCGTGGCGGGCGGCAATCCTGGAACACTGACGACTACGCAAACACCAACCAATCCACCCTCTGCACCGCCACCGCCACCGCCCGATCCGACGCTCGATCAGTGCGTGGCAAATCCTTCGCAGGCGGGTTGCAACACGGTATTGCCGACGCTTAGCCAATGTACTACTGCACCGACAACCGCAGGATGCAGCGTGGTTTTACCGACGGTAAGTCAGTGTACGACTGCGCCGACCACAGCCGGTTGCAGTGCCGTATTGCCGACGCTAAGTCAATGCACGACCGCACCGACGACTGCCGGTTGCAGCGTTGTACTGCCGACGCTGAGCCAATGCACGACCGCGCCGATGACTGCCGGTTGCAGTGTTGTACTGCCGACGCTGAGCCAATGCACGACCGCGCCGATGACTGCCGGTTGCAGCGTTGTACTGCCGACGCTGAGCCAATGCACGACCGCGCCGATGACTGCGGGTTGCAGCGTTGTACTGCCGACGCTAAGCCAATGCACGATTGCACCGACGACAGCAGGCTGCAGTGTCGTGTTGCCGACGCTAAGCCAATGCACGACCGCGCCGACGACAGCAGGCTGCAGTGTCGTGTTGCCGACGCTAAGCCAATGCACGGCTGCACCGACGACTGCCGGTTGCAGCGTTGTATTGCCGACGCTAAGCCAATGCACGGCTGCACCGACGACTGCCGGTTGCAGCGTTGTACTGCCGACGTTAAGCCAATGCACGACCGCGCCGATGACTGCCGGTTGCAGTGTCGTATTGCCGACGCTAAGCCAATGCACGGCTGCACCGATGACTGCCGGTTGCAGTGTCGTATTGCCGACGCTAAGCCGGTGCACGGCTGCGCCGACGACTGTGGGTTGCAGCGTCGTGTTGCCGACGCTAAGCCGGTGCACCACCGCGCCGACGACGGCCGGTTGCAGTGCCGTACTGCCGACGCTAAGCCAGTGCATCGCATCATCAGGCATTGCAGGTTGCAGCGCTGTACTTCCGACCGTGGCGGCGTGCACCAGCTTGCCATCCGCGGAGGGCTGCAGTGTTGTGTTGCCGACGCTAAGCCAGTGCACCAGCGCTCCGGCGACCGCCGGTTGCTCCGTAGTATTGCCGGCGCTGGCCGCCTGCAGCAGCGATCCGAATCTTTCAGGCTGCGGTGCAGTGCTGCCTACCATCGCGCAGTGCTCAGCCACACCGACACGGGAAGGCTGCTCGACCGTTGTGCCGATCGCCAACAAGTGCACGACCAATCCTTCGGCCGAAGGATGCAGTACGGTTTTACCGATGGTTCCACCGACCCAGCGCAATACCCTGGCAGAGACGATTGCATCGACGTCGAACACCATCGTCACCACAACCGTGTCGACCACCATATCGAACACGGTGACATCGAGCGAATCGTCGAGCACGGCGCCGCAGACACAGGCCGTCAAAGGATCCGGTTCGGGTGGCAGCAAGTCCGAGAGCAAGGATGAAGCCAAGGACGACAAGAAGAATACCGGCAGCCAGCAAGACAATGGAGTAAAGAAAAATGAGATTGCAAAGAAGCTTTACTGCAACTAA